Proteins from a genomic interval of Colletotrichum higginsianum IMI 349063 chromosome 6, whole genome shotgun sequence:
- a CDS encoding Cell surface protein, with protein MSSIVNKVKDALSSDKKHDQPEGTSGPHTNRAANAADPRIDSDRDHRANPAGTTGTHTGTHTGTTGSGLTGSHGTTGSGLTGSHGTTTGSGLTGSHGTHGTTGSGLTGSHGTTTGSGLTGSHGTTGSGLTGSHGNTTGSGLTGSHGTHGTTGYDDPDGVHGPHSGRAANKVDPRVDSDRDHRGAPGSGLTGSHGTTGSGLTGSHGTHTGTTGSGLTGSHGTTGSGLTGSHGNTTGSGLTGSHGTTGTHGTTGSGLTGSHGTTGTHGTTGSGLTGSHGTTGSHGTTGSGLTGSHGTTGSHNTHGNSSLTGNPSTGATGGVSNTHNAAGHVGSAVAGTHGTGPAPNTAGPHKSDALNKVDPRVDSDLDGSKTVGGNKTYAQDTTGVAKDPTDAAQVPPSVLAKHIGEPEIAHDDHSHGRARRNSKVSAQELHRGL; from the exons ATGTCTTCCATCGTCAACAAGGTCAAGGATGCTCTTTCCTCCGACAAGAAGCACGACCAGCCTGAGGGCACTTCCGGCCCCCACACCAACCGTGCCGCCAACGCTGCCGACCCCCGCATCGACTCTGACCGCGACCACCGCGCCAACCCTGCCGGCACCACTGGCACGCACACCGGCACTCACACCGGCACCACGGGCTCCGGCCTGACTGGCAGCCACGGCACTACCGGCTCCGGCCTGACTGGTAGCCATGGCACCACTACTGGCTCTGGTTTGACTGGCAGCCACGGTACCCACGGTACCACTGGCTCTGGTTTGACCGGATCTCACGGCACCACTACCGGCTCGGGTCTCACCGGTAGCCACGGCACTACCGGCTCCGGCCTCACTGGCAGCCACGGTAACACCACTGGCTCCGGCCTTACTGGTTCTCACGGTACCCACGGTACCACTGGTTACGACGACCCCGATGGTGTCCACGGTCCCCACAGTGGCCGTGCTGCCAACAAGGTTGACCCTCGCGTCGACTCCGACCGGGACCACCGCGGTGCTCCTGGCTCCGGTTTGACCGGTAGCCACGGCACCACTGGCTCTGGCCTTACCGGCAGCCACGGTACTCACACCGGCACCACGGGCTCCGGCCTTACTGGCAGCCACGGTACCACTGGCTCTGGTCTTACCGGCAGCCATGGCAACACCACAGGCTCCGGCCTCACTGGTAGCCACGGCACCACCGGCACTCACGGCACTACCGGCTCCGGCCTTACTGGCAGCCACGGCACTACCGGTACCCACGGCACCACTGGTTCCGGCCTCACTGGTAGCCACGGCACCACCGGCTCTCACGGCACCACCGGCTCCGGCCTCACTGGTAGCCACGGCACCACCGGCTCTCACAACACCCACGGCAACTCCAGCTTGACCGGCAACCCTAGCACCGGCGCCACCGGTGGTGTCTCCAACACCCACAACGCTGCTGGCCACGTTGGttccgccgttgccggcaCTCACGGCACCGGCCCTGCCCCCAACACCGCCGGACCTCACAAGTCAGATGCCCTCAACAAGGTCGACCCTCGCGTCGACTCTGACCTCGACGGCTCCAAGACCGTCGGTGGTAACAAGACCTACGCCCA GGATACCACGGGCGTTGCCAAGGACCCTACGGATGCCGCTCAGGTCCCTCCCTCGGTGCTGGCTAAGCACATCGGTGAGCCCGAGATTGCTCACGACGACCACTCCCACGGTCGTGCGAGACGCAACAGCAAGGTGTCAGCTCAGGAGTTGCACCGCGGACTGTAA